One genomic window of Quercus robur chromosome 6, dhQueRobu3.1, whole genome shotgun sequence includes the following:
- the LOC126688981 gene encoding probable polygalacturonase, whose amino-acid sequence MKMLVALLLLLTLSNAVKINGEEDGQCDYKLTLEPRPHSVTISEFGAVGDGKTLNTIAFQNAIFYLKSFADKGGAQLYVPPGRWLTGSINLTSHLTLFLEKGAVILGSQDPSHWEVVEPLPSYGRGTELPGGRYRSLINGYMLHDVVITGDNGTIDGQGSVWWDWYSSHSLNYSRPHLVEFVASDYVVVSNLTFLNAPAYNIHPVYCSNVHVQNVSVSAPPESPHTVGIVPDSSDNVCIEDCIIKMGYDAIALKSGWDEYGISYGRPTTDVHIRRVHLQSSSGSSLAFGSEMSGGISNVLVEHIHLYHSFSGIEFRTTKGRGGYIEKIIISDVKMENIYLALAATGQCGSHPDDKYDPSALPILDHITLRDVIGTNITIAGQFTGIQESPFTSICLSNVSLSINSGSPTSWVCSNVFGFTESVFPEPCPDLESYSNSSSDCFSFLHLNGKAAAL is encoded by the exons ATGAAGATGCTA GTGGCGCTGCTCTTGCTACTGACATTGAGCAATGCTGTCAAAATTAATGGTGAAGAGGATGGACAGTGTGATTATAAGCTGACATTGGAACCAAGACCCCATAGTGTGACCATATCCGAGTTTGGTGCTGTGGGAGATGGTAAAACGTTGAATACCATTGCCTTCCAGAATGCCATTTTTTATCTCAAGTCCTTTGCTGATAAGGGAGGTGCTCAGCTTTATGTGCCTCCGGGAAGGTGGCTTACAGGAAGCATCAACCTTACCAGCCACCTTACACTCTTCTTGGAAAAAGGTGCTGTCATTCTTGGATCTCAG GACCCATCTCATTGGGAAGTTGTTGAACCTTTACCCTCATATGGTAGAGGGACTGAACTTCCTGGAGGAAGATATCGAAGCTTGATAAATGGATATATGTTACATGATGTGGTGATTACAG GTGATAATGGAACCATTGATGGGCAGGGATCGGTTTGGTGGGATTGGTACAGTTCTCATTCTTTGAACTATAGCCGCCCTCATCTGGTGGAGTTTGTAGCGTCTGATTATGTAGTAGTTTCAAATCTTACTTTCTTGAACGCCCCTGCATATAACATACATCCAGTCTATTGCAG TAATGTTCATGTTCAGAATGTCTCTGTCTCTGCTCCTCCTGAATCCCCTCACACTGTGGGTATAGTCCCAG ATTCTTCTGATAATGTGTGCATTGAGGATTGCATCATTAAGATGGGATATGATGCCATTGCCCTCAAGAGTGGTTGGGATGAGTATGGAATTTCTTATGGAAGACCTACCACAGATGTACACATCAGAAGAGTCCACCTGCAGTCATCTTCGGGGTCTTCTCTTGCTTTTGGTAGTGAGATGTCTGGTGGCATTTCAAATGTGCTTGTTGAGCATATCCACCTATACCATTCATTTAGTGGCATTGAGTTTAGAACTACAAAGGGAAGAGGTGGTTACATCGAAAAGATCATTATATCagatgttaaaatggaaaacatCTACTTGGCATTGGCCGCCACTGGCCAGTGTGGGTCCCATCCAGATGACAAGTATGATCCTAGTGCTCTACCAATTTTGGACCACATCACCTTGCGGGATGTGATTGGCACAAACATCACAATTGCTGGACAGTTCACAGGAATACAAGAATCTCCTTTCACTTCTATCTGTCTATCCAATGTCTCCTTATCTATCAATTCTGGATCTCCCACTTCTTGGGTATGTTCCAATGTCTTTGGCTTTACGGAGTCTGTGTTCCCAGAACCTTGCCCCGACCTTGAGAGCTATTCAAATTCATCATCAGATTGCTTTTCCTTCCTGCATTTAAATGGAAAAGCTGCAGCCTTATGA
- the LOC126688982 gene encoding topless-related protein 2, which produces MTSLSRELVFLILQFLEEEKFKETVHKLEQESGFLFNMKYFEEKALAGEWDEVEKYLSGFTKVDDNRYSMKIFFEIRKQKYLEALDRNDRAKAVEILVKDLKVFSTFNEELFKEITQLLTLENFRENEQLSKYGDTKSARSIMLVELKKLIESNPLFREKLVFPTLKASRLRTLINQSLNWQHQLCKNPRPNPDIKTLFTDHACSQQNGARAPTPVTLPVAAIAKPSTYVPLGVHGAFPPAAASANASALAGWMANANPPSSVQSAVVAASSLSVPSNQVSVLKHPRPSSTALGMIDYQNSDHEQLIKRLRTAQPDDGTYPAPPQHVSWSLDDLPRNVACTIHQGSSVTSMDFHPSHQTLLAVGCSNGEIALWDVGLREKLVSKAFKICDYNACSQPCQAAFARDSSISVSRVSWSPDGNLIGVAFSKHLVHLFAYQGPNDLRQHLEIDAHFGSVNDLAFSHPNKQLCVVTCGNDKLVKVWDLAGRILFCFEGHEAPVYSICPHHKENIQFIFSTAIDGKIKAWLYDNVGSRVDYDAPGQWCTRMLYSADGSRLFSCGTSKDGDSFLVEWNESEGAIKRTYSGFRKKSNGVVQFDTTKNHFLAAGEDNQIKFWDMDSNNVITSIEADGGLPGLPCLRFNKEGNLLVVTTADNGFKILANADGIRTLRAIQARSYEASRAPTEMKVFRSAMVGNINPVIAKVECVDRSSPARPTPILNGIDPISRSVERQKSLDDVSDKTKAWELVEIVEHVQCRAVTMPDSTDPDNKVARLLYTNSGFGILALGFNGVQKLWKWSRNEQNPSGKATASIVPQHWLPNTGLVMTNDVPENYEEAVPCIALSKNDSYVMSACGGKVSLFNMMTFKVMTTFMAPPPASTFLAFHPQDNNILAIGMEDSTIHIYNVRVDEVKTKLKGHQKRITGLAFSSNLNVLVSTGADAQICFWNTESWEKRKSITIQLPAGRMPVGDTRVQFHSDQVRMLVCHETQLAVYDASKMERIRQWVPQDVLSAPISCATYSCNSQLVYASFADGNIGVFDADNLRLRCRIAPSAYLSQASSNSQTLSPLVVTAHPQEPNQLAVGMTDGSVKVIEPLESEGKWGVAVPVDNGMQNGRTASPSIANNPASEQLQR; this is translated from the exons ATGACATCTTTAAGCAGAGAATTGGTGTTTCTGATTCTTCAATTTCTCGAGGAAGAGAAATTCAAGGAGACTGTTCACAA GCTGGAGCAAGAGTCGGGGTTCTTATTCAACATGAAGTACTTTGAAGAGAAAGCTTTGGCTGGTGAGTGGGATGAGGTGGAGAAGTACCTCTCTGGATTTACCAAAGTCGATGATAATCGATACTCCATGAAGATTTTCTTCGAGATTAGAAAGCAAAAGTATCTTGAAGCTCTTGACAG GAATGACAGAGCGAAGGCTGTAGAGATATTGGTGAAGGATTTGAAAGTTTTTTCTACATTTAATGAAGAACTGTTCAAAGAAATTACTCAGCTTTTGACCCTTGAGAACTTCAG GGAAAATGAGCAGTTATCCAAGTATGGTGATACTAAGTCGGCTCGAAGCATAATGTTGGTAGAGCTTAAAAAACTTATAGAATCAAATCCTCTGTTTCGAGAGAAGCTCGTTTTTCCCACTTTGAAGGCATCCCGCTTGCGTACTCTAATCAATCAAAG CCTAAACTGGCAGCATCAGCTGTGCAAGAACCCAAGGCCAAATCCTGACATCAAGACCTTGTTCACTGACCACGCATGTTCTCAACAGAATGGGGCCCGTGCACCTACTCCAGTTACTCTTCCAGTTGCAGCCATTGCAAAGCCTTCAACTTATGTTCCTCTTGGAGTACATGGG GCTTTTCCACCAGCTGCAGCGTCTGCCAATGCTAGTGCTTTAGCAGGATGGATGGCAAATGCCAATCCCCCCTCATCTGTTCAATCTGCTGTTGTTGCTGCTTCATCATTATCTGTtccatccaatcaag TTTCCGTTTTGAAGCATCCAAGACCATCTTCAACTGCTCTTGGAATGATAGATTATCAAAACTCTGATCATGAACAACTAATCAAACGTCTGCGGACTGCACAACCTGATGAT GGCACGTATCCTGCTCCCCCCCAACATGTTTCCTGGTCACTTGATGACTTACCAAGAAACGTTGCTTGCACCATCCATCAGGGGTCGTCTGTGACAAGCATGGATTTTCACCCTTCTCATCAGACATTACTTGCTG ttggttgcAGCAATGGTGAAATTGCGCTATGGGATGTTGGACTGCGAGAAAAACTGGTATCAAAGGCATTCAAGATATGTGATTACAATGCTTGTTCTCAGCCTTGTCAG GCTGCCTTTGCCAGAGATTCATCAATATCTGTCAGCCGTGTTTCATGGAGTCCTGATGGAAATTTGATTG GGGTTGCATTTTCAAAACATTTGGTACATTTGTTTGCTTACCAGGGGCCTAATGATCTACGCCAGCATTTGGAG ATTGATGCTCATTTTGGTAGTGTAAATGATTTAGCATTCTCACACCCAAATAAGCAATTATGTGTTGTAACTTGTGGAAATGATAAGTTAGTCAAG GTATGGGATTTGGCTGGAAGAattcttttttgctttgaagGTCATGAAGCACCTGTTTATTCTATTTGTCCTCACCACAAGGAAAATATTCAG TTTATATTTTCAACAGCTATTGATGGGAAAATTAAGGCTTGGTTGTACGACAATGTGGGCTCAAGAGTTGACTATGATGCTCCTGGACAGTGGTGCACCAGAATGCTCTACAGTGCTGATGGAAGCAG ATTGTTCTCTTGTGGGACGAGTAAAGATGGGGACTCTTTCCTAGTTGAATGGAATGAGAGTGAAGGAGCAATAAAGAGGACATATTCTGGGTTTAGAAAGAAGTCTAATGGTGTTGTGCAATTTGACACaacaaaaaatcactttttgGCTGCTGGTGAAGATAACCAGATAAAGTTTTGGGATATGGACAGTAATAATGTTATCACTAGTATAGAAGCTGATGGCGGGCTTCCC GGTCTTCCTTGCTTGAGATTCAATAAGGAGGGAAATCTGCTTGTTGTTACTACGGCAGACAATGGGTTCAAGATTCTTGCAAATGCAGATGGTATCAGAACCTTGAGAGCAATTCAAGCTCGATCTTATGAAGCATCCAGAGCACCTACTGAGATGAAG GTATTTAGATCTGCAATGGTTGGAAACATCAATCCGGTCATTGCTAAAGTGGAATGCGTAGACAGAAGCTCTCCTGCAAGGCCTACTCCCATCCTT AATGGAATTGATCCGATCAGTAGAAGCGTAGAAAGGCAAAAAAGTTTAGATGATGTATCTGATAAAACCAAAGCTTGGGAGCTCGTTGAAATTGTTGAACATGTTCAGTGTCGAGCAGTTACCATGCCAGATAGTACAGATCCTGATAACAAG GTTGCTCGACTTCTTTATACAAATTCTGGTTTTGGCATTCTTGCGCTTGGTTTTAATGGAGTCCAGAAGCTATGGAAGTGGAGCCGTAATGAACAAAACCCAAGTGGAAAG GCCACTGCCAGCATTGTTCCACAACATTGGCTACCAAACACCGGTCTTGTTATGACTAATGATGTCCCAGAGAATTATGAAGAGGCAGTTCCGTGCATAGCACTCTCAAAGAATGATTCCTATGTAATGTCTGCCTGTGGGGGAAAAGTTTCACTGTTCAATATGATGACTTTTAAG GTAATGACTACTTTTATGGCACCTCCACCAGCCTCAACCTTCCTTGCTTTTCATCCCCAAGATAATAACATCTTAGCAATTGGAATGGAAGACTCAACCATTCACATCTACAATGTTAGGGTGGATGAG gtcaaaacaaaattgaaaggtCACCAGAAGCGTATTACTGGTTTAGCTTTTTCCTCCAACCTTAATGTCCTGGTTTCAACAGGTGCTGATGCCCAG ATTTGCTTTTGGAACACTGAATCTTGGGAGAAGAGGAAATCAATTACAATTCAACTACCTGCTGGAAGGATGCCTGTTGGTGACACTCGTGTGCAGTTCCACTCTGATCAAGTCCGCATGTTGGTGTGCCATGAGACTCAGCTAGCAGTCTATGATGCTTCCAAGATGGAACGAATTCGGCAG TGGGTACCACAAGATGTATTATCTGCACCCATATCGTGTGCCACATATTCCTGCAACAGCCAACTAGTTTATGCTTCTTTTGCTGATGGTAACATTGGAGTATTTGATGCTGATAATCTGAGATTAAGATGTCGTATTGCCCCATCCGCATACCTATCCCAGGCATCGTCCAACAG CCAAACTCTATCCCCGCTAGTTGTTACTGCACACCCACAGGAGCCAAATCAATTGGCTGTTGGGATGACAGATGGATCTGTTAAAGTTATAGAGCCCTTGGAATCAGAGGGGAAGTGGGGAGTCGCAGTGCCTGTTGATAATGGAATGCAGAATGGCAGGACAGCTTCACCTTCCATCGCCAACAATCCTGCTTCAGAGCAGCTTCAAAGATGA
- the LOC126688983 gene encoding pumilio homolog 24, with product MAPKNQQSNKTNKRKHIPAAKPDAPDRPTSKRPKLAAPKRSGPPTTTKFSDKPFKPKFQKSEPDTVKKAPLSKRERRINAKELAEARKKKRKPYYELEHELASLWEKMRHRNIKKEDRSKLVTEALQKMRGQISEIAGSHISSRVLQTCVKYCSQAEKDAVFEELQPHFLTLAGNTYAVHVVKKMLDNASKTQLAGFISSLHGHVASLLRQKVGSIVIEHAYGLANATQKQELVMELYSAELQLFKDLVSLKESRLVDVISKLNLQKASVLRHMNKVVQPILEKGIVDHSIIHRVLMEYFSIADQPSAMDVIQQLSSPLLIRMIESKDGSRIAMLCVKHGSAKERKKIIKGMKGLIGKIAHDHGGSLVLVCIVSTVDDTKLITKVVIREIRKILKELVFDKNGRLPLLQLLHPNCSRYFSPDDLTSLNLSIPSLSAKGESEAKSSKNEKSNKTDTKDDTDTEVTEVEGNENTSGDELHLVEGGKKDPFLRRQELLVNSGLAEGLIDICIESAGELLRSNFGKEVIYEVATGGSDGILHPTLDDKLNTLHAEIASLAAKSSEESEEEHVLKNFHSSRAIRKLVLDCPTFACTLWKKALKGKCELWAKDHSCKVICAFLESSDSKVRGLAKKELQLLIDAGIIKIPETKHSANEG from the exons ATGGCGCCGAAGAACCAGCAGAGCAACAAGACCAATAAGCGAAAGCATATTCCAGCAGCTAAGCCCGACGCACCAGACCGCCCCACCTCCAAAAGACCCAAACTCGCCGCCCCAAAACGTTCGGGTCCTCCCACCACAACCAAGTTCTCCGACAAACCCTTCAAACCGAAGTTCCAGAAATCGGAACCCGATACGGTCAAAAAAGCTCCGTTGTCGAAGCGAGAACGTCGTATCAATGCCAAG GAATTGGCAGAGgctaggaagaagaagaggaagccaTATTACGAACTTGAGCAT GAACTTGCATCTCTATGGGAAAAGATGAGGCATCGCAATATTAAGAAAGAAGACAGATCCaa GTTGGTAACTGAAGCTCTTCAAAAGATGAGGGGACAAATTTCAGAAATTGCAGGATCCCATATCTCTTCTCGTGTTCTGCAG ACTTGTGTAAAGTACTGTTCACAAGCTGAAAAGGATGCGGTATTTGAAGAGCTTCAGCCACATTTTCTTACTCTAGCAGGCAACACTTATGCAGTTCATGTGGTGAAGAAAATGTTAGACAATG CCTCCAAAACACAGCTGGCAGGGTTTATCTCCTCCCTCCATGGGCATGTGGCTTCTCTTCTTCGGCAAAAGGTTGGATCAATTG TTATTGAGCATGCATACGGGTTAGCAAATGCAACACAAAAGCAGGAGCTTGTAATGGAACTATATTCTGCAGAGCTTCAGTTATTCAAGGATCTGGTCTCATTGAAAGAGAGCAG gTTAGTAGATGTAATCTCGAAACTAAACCTACAGAAAGCTTCAGTCTTACGACACATGAACAAAGTTGTTCAACCAATTCTAGAAAAGGGAATAGTTGACCACTCTATCATACACAGGGTGTTAATGGAGTACTTCAGCATAGCTGATCAg CCCTCTGCCATGGATGTAATCCAACAGTTGTCAAGTCCACTCCTTATTCGGATGATCGAATCCAAGGATGGATCCAGGATTGCAATGCTCTGTGTCAAGCATGGGAGTGCAAAG gaaagaaagaaaatcatcAAAGGAATGAAAGGCCTCATAGGCAAGATAGCTCATGATCATGGTGGGAGTTTG GTGCTTGTCTGCATTGTTTCAACTGTTGATGACACGAAGCTTATAACAAAG GTTGTGATTCGCGAGATTCGAAAGATTTTGAAGGAGCTTGTTTTTGATAAG AACGGAAGGCTTCCGTTACTGCAGCTACTTCATCCAAATTGTTCACGCTATTTCAGTCCTGATGATCTGACTTCTCTCAATTTATctattccttctctcagtgcCAAG GGTGAGTCAGaagcaaaatcatcaaagaatgaaaaatccAATAAGACAGATACCAAAGATGACACAGACACAGAAGTGACTGAAGTGGAGGGCAATGAAAATACGTCTGGTGACGAACTTCACCTAGTTgagggaggaaaaaaagatCCTTTCTTAAGGAGGCAGGAGCTTTTGGTCAATAGTGGTCTTGCTGAG GGTCTAATTGATATATGTATCGAGAGTGCAGGAGAACTACTTAGATCAAATTTTGGCAAAGAAGTCATATACGAG GTTGCAACAGGAGGCTCTGATGGCATTCTCCACCCAACTTTGGATGACAAGCTGAATACCCTTCATGCAGAAATAGCATCTCTGGCAGCAAAGTCATCAGAAGAATCAGAGGAGGAGCACGTTCTCAAAAATTTCCATTCCAGTCGGGCAATTAGAAAACTTGTCTTGGATTGCCCCACATTTGCTTGTACTTTATGGAAGAAAGCTCTGAAAGGAAAGTGTGAGTTGTGGGCCAAAGATCACAG CTGTAAGGTAATTTGTGCATTCTTGGAATCCTCTGATTCTAAGGTACGTGGACTGGCAAAGAAAGAGCTGCAGCTCTTGATAGATGCTGGCATTATCAAGATACCTGAGACCAAGCATTCAGCAAATGAAGGTTAA